DNA sequence from the Salvelinus alpinus chromosome 7, SLU_Salpinus.1, whole genome shotgun sequence genome:
catgtgccgaatacaacaggtgtagaccttaccgtgaaatgcttccttacaagcccttaactaacaatacaacaggtgtagaccttaccgtgaaatgcttccttacaagcccttaactaacaagGCAGTTCAAGAaagtgttaagaaaatatttaccaaattaactaaagtaaaaaaatatttaaaaagtagcaatagaataacaataacgaggctatatacagcgggtacCGAGTCGGCAGACTACATTGGAAGGAAACTAGTGAGTGAAGAGAATCAATATGATTTGGTAGATTACCAGTactatttatttgatttattaatAAAAGGACCAGGCTTATGATTTGATGAGGTCTTATTCTGCTGTAACACAGGAATGCTGTGTGAATTAGAGCCTTACCTTCAGTAGATGAACAGGACTCTCGTTCGAGGAAGTGTGGCGTAAGTAGGGTCGGCCATTTTGCGAACCCGGGAGTAGTTGACGAACCCTCTGACGAACAGCATGAAGCCTGGAGAGTCACAGAAAGACAACAGCATCCGTTTCATGATCATCTTTCACACATTTCATACACATTAAATCATTCAAATAGAGCTCCACTTACCCAAAGCCAGGAACACCCACCACAACCAGTACTGCCCATCAAAGTAGCCAGGGAAGTAGGTGGAAAACTGGAACGTTCAAAAGACAGTAAAATAACATTAGGAGACCAGTCGTACAGACAGTAGCATTCCAAAGGATTTAGTGCAGGAACAAAAGCCTGAATGCCCCGCAGCACAGTGAGAACTATATACATGGGGGTTACTACCATCCCAGCTCTGTAGATGTCgctgtgaagagacagaatcattagatcatttattttggtactgtccatatatGTAAGCTGCTTTTTGGGGGtggcaggttcaggaatggctgaagaactgacacatttacctggagctaaatctgcagatagcactactaGGTGATCTGAAAAGTCAGTCAATCGATTAATAATAATATTAGCAAGATGGTTTATCTTTAATTaataatctgtagaaactatgagaatagaaaggttcagaacttttgtgaaacatcacagaacatttgaaaatatatggcaaatagaacttggtcttcagagatagatgggaggggttgagggtacaACTAAAAGGATggaactaaaaacaaacaaaaaatgtacagtgccttcggaaagtattcagaacccttgactttttccacattttggtacatTAGACTTATTTAAATGTATTCAAtcgtttctccccccccccccccataaatctacacacaataccccataatgacaaagcaaaaccagtttataaatttttgcaaattcataatttaaaaaaaatctgaaacatcacatttacataagtattcagaccctttattccgtactttgttgaagcacctttggcagcgattacagccttgagtcttcttgggtatgacgctacaagcttggcacacctgtatttggagactccagtctaaggtcctgaccgctctggagcaggttttcatcaaggatctctctgtactttgctccgttcatctttcccttgatcctgactactctcccagtctctgccgccaaaaaacatccccacagcatgatgttgccaccaccatgcttcgccgtagagatggtgccaggtttcctccagacgtgacgctttgcattcCGGCCATAGAGTtcaattttgtttctcatggtcagagtcctttaggtgccttttggtaaactccaagtgggctgtcatgtgccttttactgaggagtggcttcagtttggcaactctaccataaaggcctgattggtgaagtgctgcagagatgtccttctgtaaggttctcccatctccacagacaaactctgtcagagtgaccatcgggttcttggtcaccttcctgaccaaggcccttctcccctgattgctcagtttggccaggtggccagctctaggaagagtcttggtggtaccaaacttcttctatttaagaatgatggaggccactgtgttctaggGGACCAATGTTgcaaacattttttggtacccttctccagatctgtgtctcaacaATATTTTATTTCatgtattttagaataaggctgtaacgtaacaaaatgtgataaaagggaaggggtctgaataccttccaaatgcactgtatattgtatgtataagctggaagtagaagcctaagtgttgttgtccattagtttactccaattaggggaggggtggtaaggttaggggaaaataatgaagaaggaaaatatatatataatgccagtcaaaagtttgggcacacctgctcattcaaggttttttcttatttttttttacaattttctacaatgtagaataatagtgaagacatcaaaactatgaaataacacaaatggaatcatttaatgaccaaaaagtgttaaaaaatatcaaaatatctttaagattcttcaaagtatccaccctttgccttgatgacagctttgcacactcttggtacgctcaaccagcttcacctggaatgcttttccaacagtcttggagttcccacatgctgagcacttggctgcttttccttcactcagcagtccaactcataccaaaccatctcaattgggttaaggtcgggtgattgtggaggacaggtcatctgatgcaccactccatcactctccttcttggtaaaatagcccttacacagcctggaggtgtgttgggtcattgttctgttgaaaaacaaatgataatcccactaagagcaaaccagatgtgatggagtatcactgcagaatgctttggtagccatgctggttaagtgtgccttgaattctaaataaatcactggcagtttcaccagcaaagcacccccacaccatctcctccatgcttcacggtgggaacaacacatgcagatagcatccgttcacctactcggtgtctgacaaagacacagcggttggaaccaaaaatcaaaaatttggactcatcagaccaaaggacagatttccaccagtataatgtccattgcttgtgtttcttggcccaagcaagtctcttattattattggtgtcctttagtagtggtttctttgcagcaattcaaccatgaaggcctgattcacgcagtctcctctgaacagttgatgttgagatatgtctgttaacTGAACtctcaatttctgaggctggtaactctaatgaacttatcctctgcagcagaggttactctgggttttccattcctgtggcagtcctaaAGAGACactgtttcatcatagcgcttgatggtttgtgACTGCActaatgatggattgtcgtttctctttgcgctgtttttgccataatatggacttggtattttaccaaatagggccatcttttgtataccacccctaccttgtgagGTTGCGTGTGTTGATCTTACCCTGACTATGAGAACCCATTTGATGAGAGACAGGCCAAACCCAGAGATGGCTCCGTAGCGGCCAGCTGCAGAAGTGGTCAGACAGAAGGACAGGAAGAAACCAATCCAGTTGAACAGGAATGCCACTGGAGAGAAGAGGACAATCAATCAATTAACCAATCAATCATAGACCACTAATGAGGAAGTTGCACATCCATCGGTTAACATGCTTGCTGTTCACCACACAGACCATGATGCCTTGTGGAAGATTATACAACATATTTTCTAAAATCACAAACTTTCTCCTTATGAACCGGTTGGACAAATCCCTGGCTTGACTTATTTAGTTGATTTGTTTAGTGTACCCATGAGATGCAGACAGGCATTGTCCGCCCATAACAATCCCTACACTGTACAGGAAACAGAGAGAAGACTTACTGAAGAAGGTGAGCATGAAGATGCCATCATTCCCTATCCGCAGCTGGTCAGCATCGTCACACTCATCCTCCTGAAAGGAGAAATAAGAAATATCTGTTTTGGTTGTCAGACATCTTCAAATGATGATGGTCCAAACATGTTTATTGAGGATGTAGGCACTCAATGAAAAATACctcaatgaatgaatgaatatcaCTGTGAAAGGAGGACAGACATACCACGACCCTGCCAGGAACCAGAGGGACGCCGGTCTCAGCTTTGGTCCTCTCTGCTTCATCATAGGAGGGCAGTGTGGTAGCCACGTTGTAGGACGGGGGGTTGGGGAACCTGCCTGCATCCTCCTTGTAGTCAAAGAACGCTGGAAAGGAAATGGAAAGGTGCAGAAAACTAAAACATGAGTGACACAGCACATTAGTGATGGCTAGTATCAAGGTGAATGTTGAGAGCTCACCAACACCACAGCTTTGTACCGTAGCCTTTCCCTTTGAGCACGAGACTAACAATATCCTATTCCTGACTTGCATCTGCAATGGTCCTCCACCCCCATTGTCATATGAGATTAGTCAATATTTAGCCAGTTGCTGTGTGTAGTGCTATGGATGGACAGAGGACAATTACCTGCGTTGGCAGCGGAGATGCTGCTGTACGGGGGGGGAGCATCCAGGACAGCTGCTTCCTCCTGGGGGGGCTGGGCTGCTGCTGGCTCCTCCTCATTCAACAGCTGAAGGAATGGGCCAGAGCAACACACAGTCAGTGGGATGATGCTGCTGTTGCACTATTATGTCTGTGACCAATGCTGAGAGAGTAATTTAGCTAGCTGCTTCTGTGCTTAtaccaaaaaatgtattaatGTGGTAACTGAAAagcacgaaccaccgcatttaaccatggcaagttGATTGGAAATATAGCAGAATACAAACACCGTAGtgattccctccgcaaggcaatcaaacaggcaaaacttcagtacagagacaaagtggagtcgcaattcaatggctcagacacgagacgtatgtggcagggtctacagacaatcacggactacaaagggaaaaccatgtcacggacaccgacgtcttgcttccagacaaactaaacaccttcacctgctttgaggataacacagtgcctcCGACGCGTCCCGCTACCAAGGAccgtgggctctccttctccgtggccgacgtgagtaagacatttaagcgtgttaaccctcgcaaggctgcatgAAGTGCATTGAGAGTCTAGTCAAGGGTCatttcacctctaccttacctgacactctagacccacttcaaaatttgcttaccgccccaatagtgccacagacgatgcaatcaccatcgcacTGCGCACTGCCCTCACCTATCTgggcaagaggaatacctatgtaatgctgttaattgacattagctcagcattcaacatcatgtaccctccaagctcatcattgaGCTTGAGGCCCtaggtctgaaccctgccctgtgcaactgggtcctggacttcctgacgggccacccccaggtggtgaaggtaggaaacaacacctccacttcgctgatcttcaaaactggggccccacaagggtgtgtgcacagccccctcctgtactccctgttcacccatgactgcgtggacaGCACGTCTccgactcaatcatcaagtttgcagacgccacaacagtagtaggcctgattaccaacaatgacgagacagcctacagggaggaggtgagggccctgggagtgtggtgccaggaaaataacctcacactcaatatcaacaaaacaaaggagatgaccctgacttcaggaaacagcagagggagcaccccctatccacatcgacaggaccgcaGTTGAGAAGGTGGAAAGATTCAAGTTCCtcagcatacacatcactgacaaactaaaatggtccacccacacagtggCTAGACATCGGGGGcgaaacagcgcctcttcaacctcaagacgCTGAAGAAacttggcttggcacctaaaaccctcaaacttttacagatgcacaattgagagcatcctatctgaccgtattaccgcctggtacggcaactgcaccgccctcaactgaagggctctccagagggtggtgctgtctgcccaacgcatcaccgggggaaaactgcctgccctccaggacacctacagccccCGAtgtcatcaaggacaataaccacccgagccaatgcctgtttaccccgctatcatccagaaggcgaggtcagtacaggtgcatcaaagctgggatcgagaGACTACTATCTCAAGGCCtacagaatgttaaatagccatcactagcacattagagagGCTGCAGCTTATATACaaagacttgaaatcactggccactttaataaatggaaatctagccactttaatattgtttacatattttgcattactcatctcacatgtacagttgaagttggaagtttacatacacttaggctggagtccttaaaactcgtttttcaaccactccacaaatttcttgtcaacaaactatagttttggcaagtcggttagaacatctactttgtgcatgacaagtaatttttccaacaattgtttacagacagatgatttcacttataattcactgtatcacaattccagtgggtcagaagtttacatacactaagttgactgggcctttaaacagcttggaaaattacagaaaattatgtcatggctttagaagcttccgataggccaattgacataatttgagtcaattggaggtgtacctgtggatatttttcaaggcctacctttaaactcagtgcctctttgcttgacatgggaaaataacaagaaatcagccaagaccacagaaagagagtctggttcatccttgggagcaatttccaaatgcctgaaggtaccacgttcatttttacaaacaatagtacgcaagtataaacaccatgggaccacgcagacatcataccgctcaggaaggatatgcgttctgtctcctagagatgacagtactttggtgcgaatagtgcaaatcaatcccattacagcagcaaaggaccttgtgaagatgctggaggaaacaggtacaaaagtatctatatccacagtaaaacgagtcctataatcaacataacctgaaaggccgctcagcaaggaagaagcaactgctccaaaacctccataaaaaagccagactacggattgcaactgcacatggggacaaagatcgtactttttggagaaatgtcctctggtctgatgaaacaaaaatagaactgtttggccataatgaccattgttatgtttggaagaaaagggggaggctgcaagccgaagaacaccatcccaaccgtgaagcacgggggtggcagcatcattttgtggggtgctttgctgcaggagggactggtgcacaaaatagatggcatcatgagcaaaagaaaattatgtggatatattgaagcaacatctcaagacatcagtcaggaagttaaagcgtggtcgcaaataggtcttccaaatggacaatgaccccaatcatacttccaaagttgtggcaaaattgcttaagcacaacgaagtcaaggtattggagtggccatcacaaagccctgacctcaatcctatagaaaatttgtgggcacaactgaaaaagcgtgtgcgtgcaaggaggcctacaaacctgactccgttacaccagctctgtcaggaggaatgggccaaaattcacccatcttattgtgggaagcttgtggaaggctacccaaaacatttgacccaagttaaacaatttaaggcaatgctaccaaatactaattgagtgtatgtaaacttctgacccactgggaatgtggtgaaagaaataaaatatgaaataaataattctctctactattattctgacatttcacattcttaaaatcaagtggtgatcctaactgaccaaagggaatttttactaggattaaatgtcaggaattgtgaaaaactgagtttaaatgtattttgctaaggtgtatgtaaacttccgacttcaactgtatatactgtatcttagtctatgccgctctgacattgctcatccatatatttatatattcttaattccattccttagatttgtgtgtattggatatatgttgtgaaattgttagatactacttaatgcactgtcagagctagaaacacaagcatttcgctacacccgcaataacatctgcatgtgaccaatcaaatttgattttatGTAATCATTCATCTATTTCCTAGTGAGACAAATTAACTGGCAACACCCCATCAGTGACATGACAGGAACCTTTGATACCCGAGGGGTATCCTACGAAGCaagatcaatgagttagccagctaactttgataaacaaccagTAATAACTACAGATTTATCTGGTTCATTAGGAAAGCTAAATATAGATagagtgctttcagaaagtattcacagccattgacattttccacattttgttgttgttacagaCTGCATTctgaatggattaaattgagattttgtgtcactggcctacacacaataccctttgatgtcaaagtggaattttgtttttcCAAATGAATTCAAAATTAAAAACGttaatgtcttcagtcaataagtattcaaaccctttgttatagcaagcctaaataatAACAACATTGGCTTAACAAGTCAGATAATAAGTTGCATGtcctcactgtgtgcaataatggtgtttaacacGATTTGTGAATAACTACCTCTATCTCTGTACcgcacacatacagataattgtaaggtccctcagtcgagcattgaatttcaaacacagattcaaccacaaagaccagggagattttccaatgcctcacaaaggacacctactggtagatgggtaaacaataattttaaaaaaatatgcagatattgaatatccctttgagcatggtgaagttactaattacactttggatggtgtatcaatacacccagtcactacaaagatacaggcgtccttcctaactcagttaccggagagAAAGGATCatggttacagagtttaatggctgtaataggagaaaactgGGTTTTGATCGACATTGTTGTTACTCAacaatactaacttaaatgacagagcaaaaagaaggaagcctgtacagaagatgaagaaagaaaaaaaaatctaaaacatgcatcctgtttgcaataaggcacgaaAGTAGGCAAATGGCAAAAAGAAAAATGGCAAAGTaatgaactttatgtcctgaatacaaagtgttatgtttggggaaaatccaacaacacattactgagtaccacttttaATATTTTtaagtatggtggtggctgcaacATTTTATGGTTAgccttgtcatcggcaaggactagggagttaacgctaaaaaataaacagaatagaacTAAGGACACAGACAAAAATCCTCCAGGAAAAtctggttcaatctgctttccgacagacactgggagacaaattcacctttcagcaagacaataaccgaaaacacaaggccgaatatacactggagttgcttaccatgatgacattgaatgttcccgagtggcctagttacagttgacttaaatcgtcttgaaaatctatggcaagcctTGAAAATGGCCGCCAAGAAATGATCTATCACCAACTTGTTAGAGCTTGAATATTTGTTTTTAATACTAGTgttcaaatattgtacaatccaggtgtgcaaaactcttatagatttacccagaaagactaacacctgtaatcactgccaaagg
Encoded proteins:
- the LOC139581714 gene encoding NEDD4 family-interacting protein 1-like; the protein is MAEQISNVRYQELLNEEEPAAAQPPQEEAAVLDAPPPYSSISAANAAFFDYKEDAGRFPNPPSYNVATTLPSYDEAERTKAETGVPLVPGRVVEDECDDADQLRIGNDGIFMLTFFMAFLFNWIGFFLSFCLTTSAAGRYGAISGFGLSLIKWVLIVRFSTYFPGYFDGQYWLWWVFLALGFMLFVRGFVNYSRVRKMADPTYATLPRTRVLFIY